A single region of the Kwoniella botswanensis chromosome 1, complete sequence genome encodes:
- a CDS encoding DNA replication complex GINS protein PSF1, whose amino-acid sequence MYGDLALQLVTSSHRSTLSTTPQLPLPKYALPLILSICLETRQLGQSITSAAEQHGQVSLSQDRSLVCNLTVQHLSARRNKRCLLAYLSTRVGGIKERWWDSGGSLAYLLSPTSSSNTNNSDPSAINSSESESSGDLRNNLSPQELDFLRGYNNLMIDYKSDFLDVLDLTSSIDRPPSELMVDVRVLKDAGEVVLEGGEKLDFRKGERFRLNRSNVERLIVQGYLEEV is encoded by the coding sequence ATGTACGGCGACCTAGCTCTCCAGCTCGTCACATCCTCACATCGATCCACACTCTCCACCACCCCTCAACTACCATTACCGAAATACGCAttacctctcatcctctcgatATGTCTGGAAACCCGTCAGTTAGGTCAATCCATCACCTCTGCAGCCGAGCAACATGGTCAAGTGTCTTTATCTCAAGATCGATCGCTGGTCTGCAACCTCACAGTACAGCATCTTTCTGCTCGAAGGAACAAGCGATGTCTTTTAGCGTACTTGTCAACCAGGGTAGGAGGTATcaaggaaagatggtgggATTCAGGTGGAAGTTTAGCTTATCTCCTTTCCcctacttcatcttcgaacACGAATAACTCGGACCCATCAGCTATCAACAGTTCTGAATCTGAATCATCAGGAGATCTAAGGAACAATCTGAGTCCGCAAGAATTAGATTTCCTAAGAGGATATAACAACCTGATGATTGATTATAAATCCGATTTCCTGGATGTTTTAGATCTTACTTCCTCGATAGACAGACCACCCTCGGAATTGATGGTGGATGTTAGAGTACTGAAAGATGCTGGAGAGGTCGTtctggaaggtggtgaaaAGCTTGATTTtaggaaaggagagagattTAGGTTGAATAGGAGTAATGTGGAGAGATTGATTGTTCAAGGGTATTTGGAGGAAGTGTGA